A genome region from Methylobacterium sp. FF17 includes the following:
- a CDS encoding MdtA/MuxA family multidrug efflux RND transporter periplasmic adaptor subunit — translation MNETSPIRTETAREYPDAMPAETRSAPPVRRRRRGWLWLVLLLILAGAGYAGYRFYLAPKADTQTAASQGRGRGARGGQHAEPPQAVGIATITPGDVPIVLAGLGTVTPLATVTVRSQISGYLTEIGFREGQTVKKGDFLAQIDSRPYEAQLAQYQGQLMRDQALLQNSKLDLARFQRLAQQDSISKQNVDTQGALVKQNEGTVAADQALVDQQRLNITYTRIVSPVEGRVGLRQIDQGNYVTAATTSIVVVTQLHPISVVFTLPEDDVARVMRRVRSGAKLAVTAYDRGDVNAIATGTLDTVDNQIDTTTGTVKLRAIFQNQDDALFPNQFVNAKLTVDTVRDAPIVPTAAILRGTPGTYVYLMQGDDKVVVRPIKLGEADGARTVVLEGLQPGDRVVVDGTDRLRDGASVRVTEAGGKAVPAPRRDGAPAEAQAMPAAAPVTEGAKPDATKADAVAPEGQKRERRRQRPAE, via the coding sequence ATGAACGAAACCTCGCCCATCCGAACCGAGACCGCGCGGGAATATCCCGACGCGATGCCGGCCGAGACGCGAAGCGCGCCGCCCGTCCGCCGGCGCCGCCGGGGCTGGCTGTGGCTCGTGCTGCTCCTGATCCTGGCGGGGGCGGGCTATGCCGGATACCGGTTCTACCTCGCACCGAAGGCCGACACCCAGACCGCCGCCTCGCAGGGCCGGGGCAGGGGCGCGCGCGGCGGACAGCATGCGGAGCCGCCCCAGGCGGTGGGCATCGCCACGATCACGCCCGGCGACGTGCCGATCGTGCTCGCCGGCCTCGGTACGGTGACGCCGCTCGCCACCGTCACGGTGCGCTCGCAGATCAGCGGCTACCTCACCGAGATCGGCTTTCGCGAGGGCCAGACCGTGAAGAAGGGCGACTTCCTCGCCCAGATCGATTCCCGCCCCTACGAAGCGCAGCTCGCCCAGTACCAGGGCCAGCTCATGCGCGATCAGGCGCTCCTGCAGAACTCGAAGCTCGACCTCGCCCGCTTCCAGCGCCTCGCCCAGCAGGATTCGATCTCGAAGCAGAACGTCGACACGCAAGGCGCCCTGGTGAAGCAGAACGAGGGGACGGTGGCGGCCGACCAGGCCCTCGTCGACCAGCAGCGCCTCAACATCACCTACACCCGCATCGTCTCGCCGGTGGAGGGCCGCGTGGGTTTACGCCAGATCGACCAGGGCAACTACGTCACCGCCGCCACCACCAGCATCGTGGTGGTGACGCAGCTCCATCCGATCTCGGTGGTGTTCACCCTGCCGGAGGACGACGTCGCCCGGGTGATGCGGCGGGTGCGCTCGGGCGCCAAGCTCGCGGTGACGGCCTACGACCGGGGCGACGTCAACGCCATCGCCACCGGCACCCTCGACACGGTGGACAACCAGATCGACACCACCACCGGCACCGTGAAGCTGCGGGCGATCTTCCAGAACCAGGACGACGCCCTGTTCCCGAACCAGTTCGTCAACGCCAAGCTCACCGTCGACACGGTGCGCGATGCGCCGATCGTCCCGACGGCGGCGATCCTGCGCGGCACGCCCGGCACCTACGTCTACTTGATGCAGGGCGACGACAAGGTGGTGGTTCGCCCGATCAAGCTCGGGGAGGCCGACGGCGCCCGGACGGTGGTGCTCGAGGGCCTGCAGCCGGGTGACCGCGTGGTCGTGGACGGCACCGACCGGCTTCGGGACGGTGCCAGCGTGCGCGTCACCGAGGCCGGCGGCAAGGCCGTCCCGGCCCCGCGTCGGGACGGCGCCCCGGCCGAGGCCCAGGCGATGCCCGCCGCCGCGCCGGTGACGGAGGGCGCCAAGCCCGACGCCACCAAGGCGGACGCCGTCGCTCCCGAGGGCCAGAAGCGCGAGCGCCGCCGCCAGAGGCCCGCCGAGTGA
- a CDS encoding aminotransferase, with the protein MNPVLADLPTTIFTVMSGLARELGAINLGQGFPDDPGPEDVRRRAAEAVLHGDNQYPPMMGLPTLRSAIAAHYAHHQGLDLDPMAEVMVTSGATEAIAAALFALIAPGDEVVLFAPLYDAYLPLVRRAGGVARIVPLQPPHFRLDASALAEAFSDRTKLVVLNNPLNPSATVFGREDLALLAGFCTRHDVVAVCDEVWEHIVFDGARHCPLMALPGMRARTVKIGSAGKIFGLTGWKVGFVMAAPPLLRVVANAHQFLTFTTPPALQEAVAYGLAKEDGYFDGMRARLAASRDRLTAGLSERGFRVLPSHGTYFLNVDLAPLGWTDDVAFCDALVRRHGVAAIPVSAFYPDAAVRHIVRLCFAKADPVLDAALDRLASVAGERA; encoded by the coding sequence ATGAATCCTGTCCTCGCCGACCTGCCGACGACCATCTTCACGGTGATGTCGGGCCTCGCCCGAGAACTCGGTGCGATCAATCTCGGCCAGGGCTTCCCCGACGATCCGGGACCGGAGGACGTGCGCCGTCGGGCCGCCGAGGCGGTGCTGCACGGCGACAACCAGTACCCGCCGATGATGGGGCTGCCGACCCTGCGCTCGGCAATCGCGGCGCATTACGCGCATCACCAGGGCCTCGACCTCGACCCGATGGCGGAGGTGATGGTCACCTCGGGCGCCACCGAAGCCATCGCGGCAGCCCTGTTCGCCCTGATCGCGCCGGGGGACGAGGTGGTGCTGTTCGCCCCCCTCTACGACGCCTACCTCCCGCTGGTGCGTCGCGCCGGGGGCGTGGCCCGCATCGTGCCCCTGCAGCCCCCGCATTTCCGCCTCGACGCGTCGGCGCTTGCCGAGGCCTTCTCCGACCGGACGAAGCTCGTCGTCCTCAACAACCCGCTCAATCCCAGCGCCACGGTGTTCGGGCGGGAGGACCTGGCCCTACTGGCGGGGTTCTGCACCCGACACGACGTGGTGGCGGTCTGCGACGAGGTCTGGGAGCACATCGTGTTCGACGGCGCGCGGCACTGCCCGCTGATGGCCCTGCCGGGCATGCGCGCCCGCACCGTCAAGATCGGCTCGGCCGGCAAGATCTTCGGGCTGACGGGCTGGAAGGTCGGCTTCGTGATGGCGGCCCCGCCCCTGCTGCGGGTGGTGGCCAACGCGCACCAGTTCCTCACCTTCACGACGCCGCCCGCCCTGCAGGAGGCGGTGGCCTACGGTCTCGCAAAGGAGGACGGCTACTTCGACGGGATGCGGGCGCGTCTGGCCGCCTCCCGAGACCGCCTGACGGCGGGCCTGAGCGAGCGGGGCTTCCGGGTGCTGCCCTCCCATGGCACCTACTTCCTCAACGTCGACCTCGCGCCGCTCGGCTGGACCGACGACGTCGCCTTCTGCGACGCGCTGGTGCGCCGGCACGGAGTCGCGGCGATTCCCGTCAGCGCATTCTATCCCGACGCCGCGGTGCGCCACATCGTCCGGCTGTGCTTCGCCAAGGCCGATCCCGTCCTCGATGCGGCCCTCGACCGGCTTGCCTCCGTCGCCGGGGAGCGGGCCTGA
- a CDS encoding DUF4112 domain-containing protein, translated as MDFTQSAGATTRFKPKADDREATLLRLEAFAHLMDSAFVIPGINRRVGLDALVGLVPVVGDVAGMLLASYIVVEARRLGAPRWLIARMAMNIAADGALGAVPLAGDLFDAAFKANRRNVRLLRRHLERHGGLRPNEIEGTATRIDG; from the coding sequence ATGGACTTCACCCAATCCGCCGGTGCCACGACCCGCTTCAAGCCGAAGGCGGACGACCGGGAGGCGACGCTGCTGCGCCTGGAGGCGTTCGCGCACCTCATGGATTCGGCCTTCGTGATCCCGGGGATCAACCGCCGGGTGGGCCTCGACGCCCTGGTCGGCCTCGTGCCGGTGGTGGGGGATGTCGCCGGCATGCTGCTGGCCTCCTACATCGTGGTGGAGGCGCGCCGGCTCGGGGCCCCGCGCTGGCTGATCGCCCGGATGGCGATGAACATCGCCGCCGACGGGGCGCTCGGCGCCGTCCCCCTGGCGGGCGACCTGTTCGATGCGGCCTTCAAGGCCAACCGCCGCAACGTGCGCCTGCTGCGGCGCCACCTCGAGCGCCATGGCGGCCTGCGGCCCAACGAGATCGAAGGAACGGCCACCCGCATCGACGGCTGA
- a CDS encoding ABC transporter permease, producing MNEVVRPDATPAVALPPPTRGLSPLNRRRLANFRRNRLGYWSFLIFTGLFVTSLFAEFIANDRPLVVSYKGEILFPVVIDYPDEKFGGFYARPDYRSAETRKEIAEHGWAIWPPIPYSYATIIQGLPTPSPSPPTWMLTEAQCQSVGKPCSELETHWLGTDNTTRDVLARIIYGFRISVLFGLILALVSSVIGVIAGAVQGYFGGWVDLALQRFIEVWSGIPTLYLIIIISAFIEPGFFVLLGILLLFSWVSLVGVVRAEFLRARNFEYVRAARALGLSNIRIMSRHLLPNAMVATLTFLPFILNGSIGTLTSLDFLGFGLPPGSASLGELLAQGKDNIQAPWLGLTGFFVVAVMLSLLVFSGEAVRDAFDPRKSFR from the coding sequence GTGAACGAGGTCGTGCGCCCCGACGCCACGCCGGCCGTCGCCCTGCCCCCGCCCACGCGCGGGCTCTCGCCGCTGAACCGGCGGCGGCTCGCCAATTTCCGGCGCAACCGCCTCGGCTACTGGTCCTTCCTGATCTTCACCGGGCTCTTCGTCACGAGCCTGTTCGCCGAATTCATCGCCAACGACCGGCCCCTCGTGGTCTCGTACAAGGGCGAGATCCTGTTTCCGGTCGTCATCGACTATCCGGACGAGAAGTTCGGCGGCTTCTACGCGCGTCCGGACTACCGCTCGGCGGAGACGCGCAAGGAGATCGCCGAGCACGGCTGGGCGATCTGGCCGCCGATCCCCTATTCCTACGCCACCATCATCCAGGGCCTGCCGACCCCCTCCCCCTCCCCGCCGACCTGGATGCTGACCGAGGCGCAGTGCCAGTCCGTCGGAAAGCCGTGCTCCGAACTCGAGACGCACTGGCTCGGCACCGACAACACCACCCGCGACGTGCTCGCCCGCATCATCTACGGCTTTCGCATCTCGGTGCTATTCGGGCTGATCCTCGCCCTGGTCTCCTCGGTGATCGGGGTGATCGCGGGGGCGGTCCAGGGCTATTTCGGCGGCTGGGTCGACCTCGCGCTGCAGCGCTTCATCGAGGTCTGGAGCGGGATCCCGACCCTCTACCTCATCATCATCATCTCGGCCTTCATCGAGCCGGGCTTCTTCGTCCTGCTGGGAATCCTGCTGCTGTTCTCGTGGGTGTCGCTGGTGGGCGTGGTGCGGGCCGAGTTCCTGCGGGCGCGCAACTTCGAATACGTGCGGGCCGCCCGCGCCCTCGGGCTGTCGAACATCCGCATCATGAGCCGCCACCTCCTGCCCAACGCGATGGTGGCGACGCTGACCTTCCTGCCCTTCATCCTGAACGGCTCGATCGGGACGCTGACCTCCCTCGACTTCCTCGGCTTCGGCCTGCCCCCCGGATCCGCGTCCCTCGGCGAGCTGCTGGCCCAGGGCAAGGACAACATCCAGGCGCCCTGGCTCGGGCTCACGGGCTTCTTCGTGGTCGCCGTGATGCTGAGCCTGCTGGTGTTTTCCGGAGAAGCGGTGCGCGACGCCTTCGATCCGCGCAAATCCTTCCGCTGA
- a CDS encoding transglutaminase-like cysteine peptidase: MRYVFSRRLQALTAKTLMGVALVAGLVLAPSAQAQTLAALPTVSSAVSTGAPARPIAAWVDFCQGYAAECAVDVAAPAQITLTAATWATIVSVNRRVNRSIQAVTDMDHLHVPDRWDLAEDGSGDCEDFQLVKRKLLAEAGLSRRAMRMTVVIDEKGEGHAVLTLITDRGDIILDNKTSAVLPWRQTGYTFIKRESQNAVGWVSLGRAASPATTANR, translated from the coding sequence ATGCGGTACGTGTTTTCCCGGCGTCTCCAGGCCCTGACAGCGAAGACCCTGATGGGCGTCGCCCTGGTCGCCGGGCTCGTCCTCGCCCCTTCGGCGCAGGCACAGACCCTCGCCGCGCTGCCGACCGTGTCGAGCGCCGTCAGCACCGGTGCCCCGGCCCGGCCGATCGCCGCCTGGGTGGATTTCTGCCAGGGCTACGCGGCGGAATGCGCGGTGGATGTGGCGGCGCCCGCCCAGATCACCCTGACCGCGGCGACCTGGGCCACCATCGTCTCGGTCAACCGGCGGGTGAACCGGTCCATCCAGGCGGTGACCGACATGGATCACCTGCACGTGCCGGACCGCTGGGACCTCGCCGAGGACGGCTCGGGCGATTGCGAGGACTTCCAGCTCGTGAAGCGCAAGCTCCTGGCCGAGGCCGGCCTGTCGCGCCGGGCCATGCGGATGACGGTCGTGATCGACGAGAAGGGCGAAGGCCATGCGGTGCTTACCCTGATCACCGATCGCGGCGACATCATCCTCGACAACAAGACCAGTGCCGTCCTGCCCTGGCGCCAGACCGGCTACACCTTCATCAAGCGCGAGAGCCAGAACGCCGTCGGCTGGGTCTCCCTCGGCCGGGCCGCCTCGCCGGCCACCACCGCGAACCGCTGA
- a CDS encoding DUF3775 domain-containing protein: MDIAVDKVTEIILRVRAVDVKEGPTDPDSGSNPIDDGATDVLMSGTDDATEEELRDMIGALNDDERADLLALLYIGRGDMEPEEWADAVRFAREREAAGEGAAREILGIPNAGDLLDEGLSNLGITPDLPQA; this comes from the coding sequence ATGGACATCGCCGTCGACAAGGTCACCGAGATCATCCTGCGCGTGCGCGCCGTCGATGTGAAGGAAGGGCCGACCGACCCCGATTCCGGCTCCAACCCCATCGATGACGGCGCCACCGACGTGCTGATGTCGGGAACGGACGACGCCACCGAGGAGGAACTGCGCGACATGATCGGCGCGCTCAACGACGACGAGCGGGCCGACCTGCTCGCGCTCCTCTATATCGGGCGCGGGGACATGGAGCCGGAGGAATGGGCGGACGCGGTGCGCTTCGCCCGGGAGCGCGAAGCCGCCGGCGAGGGTGCGGCCCGCGAGATCCTCGGCATTCCCAACGCGGGCGACCTGCTCGACGAGGGGCTGTCCAACCTCGGCATCACGCCGGACCTGCCGCAGGCCTGA
- a CDS encoding DUF429 domain-containing protein: MTRWVGGLDGCRGAWAGVLLDLDDPTRYRAARFARVADFLDAAEAPLRVGIDIPIGLDTHVTAGGRVADRAARARLGAGRASVFPVPARAAVYAETYAEAKVLSRANSTPPFAPSIQCWNILAYIREVDGLLRARPELGARLHEVHPEIAFRRLNGDRPLAAGKKGPARGAGLAERRALLTAAGLPEGLIAARPRGVGADDHLDALAGLVVARDLLGGTARPLPDPPGRDTHGLPIVIWMPDGPPLAPHEFPAKAGA, encoded by the coding sequence GTGACGCGCTGGGTCGGCGGCCTCGACGGCTGTCGCGGTGCCTGGGCCGGCGTCCTCCTCGACCTCGACGACCCGACGCGCTACCGCGCCGCGCGCTTTGCCCGGGTGGCCGATTTCCTCGACGCCGCCGAAGCGCCGCTGCGCGTCGGCATCGACATCCCCATCGGCCTCGACACGCATGTCACGGCGGGCGGCCGCGTGGCCGACCGTGCGGCGCGGGCCCGGCTCGGGGCGGGGCGCGCCAGCGTGTTTCCGGTGCCCGCCCGCGCGGCGGTCTATGCGGAGACCTACGCGGAAGCGAAGGTGCTCTCGCGGGCGAACAGCACGCCGCCCTTCGCGCCCTCGATCCAGTGCTGGAACATCCTGGCCTACATCCGGGAGGTGGACGGGCTGCTCCGCGCGCGGCCGGAACTCGGCGCGCGTCTGCACGAGGTGCATCCCGAGATCGCCTTCCGTCGCCTCAACGGCGACCGGCCCCTCGCGGCGGGCAAGAAAGGCCCGGCACGCGGGGCCGGACTCGCCGAACGCCGGGCGCTCCTGACCGCCGCCGGCCTGCCCGAGGGGCTGATCGCGGCCCGCCCGCGCGGGGTCGGAGCCGACGACCACCTCGACGCCCTGGCCGGCCTCGTCGTCGCCCGCGACCTCCTGGGAGGGACCGCCCGGCCGCTGCCCGATCCCCCCGGCCGCGACACGCACGGGTTGCCGATCGTGATCTGGATGCCGGACGGGCCGCCCCTGGCCCCGCACGAATTCCCTGCTAAAGCGGGGGCCTGA
- a CDS encoding NUDIX hydrolase, with protein MTQDLPVRDIARALVFDPDQRLLLIAYEAVRPIDPATPEARTFWFMPGGGLEAGETHVEACRRELSEEIGVHDAEIGPQVAACDGPFHLFRAPRFARERYFVVRLPDATVDTSRLAETEDNPVLGTRWWTLDELDATAERIEPAGLARVARAVAEGRLPDSPFALSWQPR; from the coding sequence GTGACCCAGGATCTACCGGTTCGCGACATCGCACGGGCGCTGGTGTTCGACCCGGACCAGCGCCTCCTCCTCATCGCCTACGAGGCGGTGCGCCCCATCGATCCGGCGACCCCTGAGGCCCGCACCTTCTGGTTCATGCCCGGCGGCGGGCTGGAGGCGGGCGAGACCCACGTGGAGGCCTGCCGGCGCGAATTGTCGGAGGAGATCGGCGTGCACGATGCCGAGATCGGACCGCAGGTCGCCGCCTGCGACGGTCCCTTCCACCTGTTCCGCGCGCCGCGCTTCGCCCGCGAGCGCTACTTCGTGGTCCGGCTCCCCGACGCCACCGTCGACACCAGCCGGCTCGCCGAGACCGAGGACAACCCGGTGCTCGGAACCCGCTGGTGGACGCTCGATGAACTCGACGCGACGGCGGAACGGATCGAGCCGGCCGGGCTTGCCCGGGTGGCGCGTGCTGTCGCCGAGGGTCGGCTCCCGGACTCGCCT